The Sulfurospirillum diekertiae genomic sequence TCTCCTGCATATTTTGATAAACTTACTAAATCTTGAATTTCTTTCATAATAACCCTAAAATTTCTTTAAATTCTTTTATCTCAGTGACAAATTTTTTATTATAATTTTCTTGTTTACTCTTTGAATTAAGCCAAATTGATTGAATCCCCAAAGATGAAGCACCTATAATGTCTTTTTGATAACTATCACCAATCATACATACTTGATTTGGGTTCATATTTAGTTTATTTAATGCGGATAAAAACATATAAGGGTGAGGTTTTTCTCTACCAGCTTCTTCACTAGTTACAATATGTGAAACATATTTTGATAACCCAAATTTTTCAATTTTTCTATACTGAATACATGCTGTCAAATCAGTTACAAAACAAATAGTGTATTTTGGACTAACATCCTCAAAAAACTCAAAAACTCCGCTATAAAGCTCTATTGAATCCAAAAAAGTATCCCAATACACATTATAAAATTTCGCTGCCCAGCTAAGTGGATTAATCCCTACATATTCACATGTTTTTTGAAAGTACAAAAGTCTATTGTGTGATGAAGCAGTCTCCGCTAATTCAATATGAACATCTCTTCTCGCTTTTATAAAAGCATTCTCAAAATCAGCAATTTTTACTTCTTTTAGAACAAAATCTAAAACAGCTTGGTTGGCTTTCTTATGACAACTTTCATAGTGATAAATAGTATTATCTATATCTAATAATATTCCTTCAAACCTCATCAAATATCCTCTCTTAGCTTTTCACTAATCATTATTAAAGCAATAAGCTGAATAAATCCATCATATCCTTTTTCCCAATGAGCTTCTATCGACACTATCTCATTTATATTCGGTACTAATTCATGTGCAACAAGTTCAAAATCTATATGAGGTTCCTGACACAACTCTATATACTGTGTATACAAATCTTCGTTGTAGTCCCAAATATATGGGCAAGTCAAATAATCAAATAATACTTCTATATGAATACTCGCATCTATTGTAAGCTTCAACCCTAAGTCTATTTTTTGATTAATATCGCCAATCTCAAATTCTTGAATCGGGAAAAAAGAAATAACCAAGTCTGCAAAAGCTTTTTGAGGATAAATATATTTCAAAGTATCTTCTACTCTTGCCTCTATTTGTTGAATTATTTTTTCTAAACTATAACCTCTTTTTTGCATATCTCGAATAATTTTCCAATGCCTCCGTAATTTTTCATCGGTATCAAGGTAAATTTTAAAATCAATTATTTTTCTAACTTTTGGTAAATAAAAAGGATGAAGACCCGAAATAATAATAAATTCTTTTGGATCTATTTTAACTTGAGGAGTAAATTTCCCC encodes the following:
- a CDS encoding HAD family hydrolase, encoding MRFEGILLDIDNTIYHYESCHKKANQAVLDFVLKEVKIADFENAFIKARRDVHIELAETASSHNRLLYFQKTCEYVGINPLSWAAKFYNVYWDTFLDSIELYSGVFEFFEDVSPKYTICFVTDLTACIQYRKIEKFGLSKYVSHIVTSEEAGREKPHPYMFLSALNKLNMNPNQVCMIGDSYQKDIIGASSLGIQSIWLNSKSKQENYNKKFVTEIKEFKEILGLL